One Dioscorea cayenensis subsp. rotundata cultivar TDr96_F1 chromosome 17, TDr96_F1_v2_PseudoChromosome.rev07_lg8_w22 25.fasta, whole genome shotgun sequence DNA window includes the following coding sequences:
- the LOC120281294 gene encoding receptor kinase-like protein Xa21, which produces MDVVCLLLVLSFFMSFSVSITETQTDHLALKSFKDGVTQDPKGILRSWNQSTHFCQWAGVTCSNPKHPQRVTSLDLSSCNLAGTMSPSITNLTFLSKLYLMENNLDGQIPLNIGHLYRLQYLNLSYNSMHGEIPASLSNCTNLRLIDLNYNYFSGNIPSELGSLIKLNVFVLFNNSFTGIIPASLGNLSSLKVINLGNNQLHGPIPKELGHLQRLIHLSMGYNKLSGLIPLSLFNLSSLSYLYLSHNMLEGELPSSMCTTLHNLEELHLATNYFTGPLPSSLPNATRLIFLELVNNNFIGRVPPDLGKAQDLVYVNLNLNNLDAGDSDGLKFLTSLTNCSNLLVLCFAANEFAGDIPNSIANLSTQLQTLQIQRNQLSGNIPDGIGNLVDLSGLALYDNHLSGPIPATIGKLAKVAVPGDVWQQTHWNHPSSIGNLTKLNYIGIANNLLEGHIPLSLANLQQLITLDLSNNHLNGTIPKEIVSMSSISFVFSLANNSLVGSLPMEVGKLQNLGALYLSGNKLSGQIPAALGGCQILEYLLLDSNDFQGTIPSSLSNIKGLRQLHLSHNNLTGFIPEFLATMSGLEDLDLSFNNFNGTVPTEGIFRECVSDISLRQCPSLWRKENKQSSSSTYSSLEDQYPRISYAELAKATNGFSSENLVGKGRYGSVYKGSLDNGNTFVAVKVFKLEETGASKSFIAECETLRSVRHRNLIKIITCCSSIDSDGNDFKALVFDFMSNGSLEDRLHGGGESPNNLTLMQRLNIATDIADALEYLHHSCEPSIVHCDLKPSNILIDDEMGAHVCDFGLAKLLPEAISRSLMQESSGSTGIIRGSIGYVAPEYGGGGQVSRAGDVYSFGIVLLEMFTRKRPVSDAFKDGMSLCDFVKMGFPDRVMDIVDPSLMLEQDQHGGLSNNVVNQRDEHSRRFHECLVSVLKLGLSCSNSLPRERMNMQDVAVEIRVIRHVYSGLRRDGQN; this is translated from the exons ATGGACGTAGTATGTCTTCTTTTAGTTCTATCCTTCTTCATGTCCTTCTCTGTTTCCATAACTGAAACCCAAACAGACCATTTGGCACTGAAAAGTTTCAAGGATGGAGTAACTCAAGATCCCAAAGGCATTCTCAGATCCTGGAATCAATCCACACACTTCTGCCAATGGGCTGGAGTGACTTGCAGTAATCCCAAAcatcctcaaagagtcacttcTCTTGATCTCAGTTCCTGTAATTTAGCAGGCACCATGTCTCCCTCCATAACCAACCTCACTTTCCTTAGTAAACTATACCTCATGGAGAACAACTTGGATGGTCAGATCCCACTGAACATTGGTCACTTGTACAGGCTTCAGTATCTCAACCTCAGTTACAACTCCATGCATGGAGAAATCCCTGCCAGTCTCTCAAACTGCACCAACTTGAGGCTCATAGACTTGAATTACAACTACTTTTCTGGGAATATCCCCTCTGAGCTTGGCTCCTTGATTAAGTTAAACGTATTTGTTCTCTTCAACAATAGCTTCACTGGAATCATACCAGCATCACTTGGAAACCTCTCATCTTTAAAGGTAATTAATTTAGGAAATAACCAGCTCCATGGTCCCATTCCCAAGGAGCTTGGACATCTACAGAGGTTGATTCACCTGAGTATGGGTTATAACAAGCTATCTGGTTTGATTCCTTTATCTTTGTTCAACCTTTCTTCTCTGTCTTACTTGTACCTGTCTCATAACATGCTTGAGGGAGAGCTTCCTTCAAGTATGTGCACTACTCTTCATAATCTTGAAGAGCTTCATCTTGCTACTAATTATTTCACTGGACCACTTCCTTCTTCACTTCCTAATGCTACTCGACTAATTTTCCTCGAATTAgtcaataataatttcatagGAAGAGTGCCTCCTGATCTAGGAAAAGCACAAGATCTTGTGTATGTCAATCTTAACTTGAATAACCTTGATGCTGGTGATTCTGATGGCTTGAAGTTCTTGACTTCCTTGACCAATTGCAGTAATCTACTTGTTTTGTGCTTTGCTGCTAATGAGTTTGCAGGAGATATACCCAACTCCATAGCCAATCTCTCCACACAACTCCAAACTTTGCAAATTCAACGGAACCAATTATCAGGGAACATCCCAGATGGTATTGGAAACCTCGTTGATCTTAGTGGGTTAGCTTTGTATGATAACCATCTTTCAGGTCCTATTCCAGCAACAATTGGAAAGCTTGCCAAAGTTGCAGTACCTGGGGATGTTTGGCAACAGACTCACTGGAACCATCCCTCCTCCATTGGAAACCTCACAAAGTTAAACTATATTGGCATAGCAAATAATCTCCTTGAAGGACACATACCTCTAAGCCTTGCAAATCTCCAACAGTTAATCACATTGGATCTCTCTAACAATCACCTGAATGGAACCATACCTAAAGAGATTGTAAGcatgtcttctatttcttttgtctTCAGCTTGGCTAACAACTCCTTGGTTGGATCACTTccaatggaggttggcaaaTTACAGAATCTTGGAGCTCTGTATCTTTCTGGTAACAAGTTATCTGGTCAAATTCCAGCAGCTCTTGGAGGTTGCCAAATCTTGGAATACCTTCTCTTGGATAGTAATGACTTCCAAGGAACTATTCCTTCTTCTTTGAGTAACATCAAAGGCCTTAGACAGTTGCACTTGTCACATAATAACTTGACAGGCTTCATTCCTGAATTCCTTGCAACCATGAGTGGTTTAGAAGACTTGGATCTTTCTTTCAACAATTTCAATGGCACTGTGCCAACGGAAGGCATATTTCGGGAATGCGTCTCTGATATCAGTCTTCGGCAATGCCCATCTTTGTGGAG aaaggaaaacaagCAAAGCTCCAGCTCCACATATTCTTCATTAGAAGACCAGTATCCAAGAATTTCTTATGCTGAACTAGCTAAAGCCACTAATGGCTTCTCTTCAGAGAATCTGGTTGGAAAGGGAAGGTATGGTTCTGTTTACAAAGGTTCTCTTGACAATGGCAACACATTTGTGGCAGTGAAAGTGTTCAAACTAGAAGAGACAGGAGCTTCCAAGAGTTTCATTGCAGAATGCGAAACCTTGCGAAGCGTTCGACATCGCAACCTCATCAAGATCATAACATGCTGCTCGAGTATTGATTCCGACGGCAATGATTTCAAAGCACTGGTTTTTGATTTCATGTCTAATGGGAGCTTGGAAGACAGGTTACACGGAGGAGGAGAAAGTCCAAACAATCTAACTTTGATGCAAAGGTTGAACATAGCAACAGACATTGCTGATGCACTAGAGTATCTTCACCACAGCTGTGAACCTTCAATAGTTCACTGTGATCTAAAGCCAAGCAACATTCTCATTGATGATGAAATGGGTGCACATGTGTGTGACTTTGGCCTTGCTAAACTCCTCCCTGAAGCTATTAGCAGGTCATTAATGCAAGAGTCTTCTGGTTCAACTGGTATCATCAGAGGATCCATTGGCTATGTTGCtccag AGTATGGTGGAGGTGGTCAAGTGAGCAGAGCAGGGGATGTGTATAGCTTTGGGATTGTTCTTTTGGAGATGTTTACAAGAAAGAGACCAGTTAGTGATGCTTTTAAAGATGGTATGAGTCTGTGTGATTTTGTTAAGATGGGTTTTCCTGATAGAGTGATGGACATTGTTGATCCTTCATTGATGTTAGAGCAAGATCAGCATGGAGGTTTGAGTAATAATGTTGTGAACCAAAGAGATGAACATTCACGTAGATTCCATGAATGTTTGGTATCTGTGTTGAAGCTTGGTCTCTCATGCTCAAATTCATTGCCCAGAGAGAGGATGAACATGCAAGATGTGGCTGTTGAGATTCGTGTGATCAGACACGTGTACTCTGGTTTACGTAGAGATGGACAAAACTAA
- the LOC120280719 gene encoding uncharacterized protein LOC120280719, translated as MASGIVLSFRPAVIRPCAAATGDDRRQRSLGTSVGGGSGGGWWAPLFGWTAEPDYIEAGERGAGVGEEERSGSKPARRFAAFTEEKAKELRIRTRETGSFHDTMYHSAIASRLASDHPRKS; from the coding sequence ATGGCGTCCGGGATCGTGCTTTCCTTCCGTCCGGCGGTGATCCGGCCTTGCGCAGCGGCTACCGGAGACGATCGTCGGCAGAGGAGCTTGGGTACAAGCGTTGGTGGAGGAAGCGGTGGTGGATGGTGGGCCCCGTTGTTCGGGTGGACGGCGGAGCCGGACTATATCGAGGCCGGCGAGCGCGGAGCTGGAGTAGGAGAAGAGGAAAGGAGTGGATCGAAGCCGGCGAGGAGGTTCGCGGCGTTCACGGAGGAGAAGGCGAAGGAGCTGAGGATAAGAACTAGGGAGACAGGGAGCTTCCACGATACCATGTACCACTCTGCGATCGCGTCTCGGCTCGCCTCCGATCACCCACGCAAATCCTAG